CCGTGCTGCTCGCCCGCGCCCGCGAGGAGCTCGACCTGATGGCGCTCGACGACGACACCCCGCGGGTGCTGGGCATCGCGCTGGGCCGCACCCGGCTGGCGCTGCTCACCGTGTCGGCGCTGCTCACCGCGGCCGCCGTGGCCGCGGTCGGGGTGATCTCGTTCGTCGGGCTGGTCGCCCCGCACGCCGCCCGCGCGCTCGTCGGGTCGCGGCACGCGCGCGTCGTCCCGGTGGCGATGCTGCTCGGCGCGGTGCTGGTGTGCGTGGCCGACGTGCTGGGCCGCACCGTGATCGCGCCGGCCCAGCTCCCGGCGGGCCTGCTGACGTCGCTGATCGGGACGCCGTACTTCGTCTACCTGCTCTGGCGCTCCCGGGCCCGCTGACCCGGGCCCGGGACCGCCGGGACGGCTAGAGGATGTAGAGCATCTCCTGGTAGGTCGGCAGCGGCCACAGGTCGTCGGCGACGACGCCCTCGAGCACGTCCGCGGCCTCGCGGACCGCCGCCATCGCCGGGAGCAGCTCGTCGCGGGCGTGCTCGGCCTCGTCGAGCGCGGTCTCCCCCGGCTCGGCCGCCAGCGCGGCCTTCAGCGTCGCGAGCGCGGAGCGCAGGGCGGTGAGCGGGCCGGTGACCTCCGCGAGCGCGGACGCGTCGGCCTCCACCCCTGCCGACCGCAGCGCCCCGAGGTTGACCGCCAGCTCCGTCTGGTGGCGCACCGCCGCCGGGAGGATCGACGTCGACCCGACCTCCAGCGTGATCCGCGCCTCGACGCCGACGGTCAGCGCGTACTGCTCCAGCCCGACCTCGTAGCGGCTGTGCATCTCCCGGTGGTTGAACACGCCGTAGCGCTCGAACAGCTCCATCGCGGGCGCGGCGATCAGCTCCGGCAGGGCGTCGAGGGTGGTGCGCAGGTTCGGCAGCCCGCGCTCGGCCGCCTCGACCTGCCACTTGTCGGAGTACCCGTCGCCGTTGAACACGACCGCGCCGTGCGTGGCGATGATCTCGGTGAGCAGGTCCTGCACCGCGGTGTCGAAGTCGGTGCCCGCCGCCACCGCGGTCTCCAGCTCGGTGGCGCAGTGGTCGAGCGCCTCGGCCATGATCGTGTTGATCGTGACCATCGGCCCCGCGACCGTCTGCATGGAGCCCGGGGCGCGGAACTCGAACCGGTTGCCGGTGAACGCGAACGGGCTGGTGCGGTTGCGGTCGCCGGGGTCGGTCGGCAGCACGGGCAGGGTGTCGACGCCGATCACCATCGTCCCCTTGCTCTTCGACGACGTGGCGCGGCCCTTGGCGATCTGGTCGAACACGTCCGCGAGCTGGTCACCCAGGAAGATCGAGATGATCGCGGGCGGTGCCTCGTTCGCGCCGAGGCGGTGGTCGTTCGTCGCCGACGCCACCGACGCCCGCAGCAGGCCCGAGTACTTGTGCACCGCGCGGATCACGGCCGCGCAGAACACCAGGAACTGGGCGTTCTCGTGCGGGGTGTCCCCGGGGACGAGCAGGCTGCCCAGGTCGGCGTTGCCGAGCGAGAAGTTGACGTGCTTGCCCGACCCGTTGACGCCCTCGAACGGCTTCTCGTGGAACAGGCACTCCATCCCGTGCTTCTTCGCGATGGTCTTGAACGTCGTCATGAGCAGCTGCTGGTGGTCGGCCGCGACGTTGGCGCGCTCGAACATCGGCGCGATCTCGAACTGCCCGGGCGCGACCTCGTTGTGCCGCGTCTTCGCCGGGATGCCGAGCTTGAACAGCTCCCGCTCGGTGTCCATCATGAACCCGAGGACCCGCTCGGGGATGGCGCCGAAGTAGTGGTCGTCGAACTCCTGCCCCTTCGGCGGCTTCGCGCCGAACAGGGTGCGGCCGGCGTTGAGCAGGTCGGGCCGGGCCAGGAAGAAGTGCCGGTCGACCAGGAAGTACTCCTGCTCCGGGCCGCAGAACGACACGATGTGGCCCGGCTGCTCGTGCCCGAACAGCTTCAGGACGCGCTCGGCGTGCACGCCCATCGCCTGCTGCGAGCGCAGCAGCGGCGTCTTGTGGTCGAGCGCCTCGCCGGTCATCGACACGAACACCGTCGGGATGCACAGCGTGTTGCCGTTCGGGTTCTCCAGGACGTACGCCGGGCTGGTGACGTCCCAGCCGGTGTAGCCGCGGGCCTCGAACGTGTTGCGCAGCCCGCCGCTGGGGAAGCTGGACGCGTCCGGCTCGCCCTGGACGAGGGTCTTCCCGGCGAACTCGGCGAGCGCCGAGCCGTCCGACACGGGCTCCAGGAAGCTGTCGTGCTTCTCCGCGGTCAGCCCGGTCAGCGGGTAGAAGACGTGCGCGTAGTGGGTGGCGCCCTTCTCCAGGGCCCAGTCCTTCATCGCCGACGCGACGGCGTCGGCGACCAGGGGGTCGAGCCGGGCACCGCGCTCGATGGTGGCCATGACCGACCGGAACACCGACTTCGGCAGCCGCTTCTGCATCACGGCCTTGTTGAACACGTTCTCGCCGAACACCTCGCCCGGGGCCTCCCCGGCGTGGCTGATCGTCGGCGGGACGTAGGCCTCGACGTCCTTGATCGCCTGCAGACGGACGGTGTTTCCACTCATTTTCCCGGCCCTTCGATCGGCTCGCTCCACGGCCGCGCACGAGCTCGGCCGGTCGACGCTACGAATCCGGCGTGCCGGTGGTGTTTCGTCGCGGTGACACCGGCGTGCGCCAGGTCAATTCCCCGTGCCGCTTTCGCCGATCGGCCGATCGGGACCGGCGACCGCCCTAGTGTCGTGACCGTGTCGTCACCGGACCGCCGCCTCCACGACGGACGGATCGTGACCACGCGGACGGAGCTGCTGCGCCGCCTCGGCGTGCCCGCGCCGACCGGGGAGGCCTGGTACCGCGACCGGGACCGCAACGGGCACCCGCCGCCGGTCGCCGCGGTGGGCAGGCGCCGGTACTTCGACGAGGCCACGCTGCTCGCCTGGGTCCACGCCCAGCTCCATCCCGCCCCCGCACCGGCCCGGATCGTGCGCAACGGCCGCACGCTCGTCAGCCGCGCGGAGCTCGCGCGGCTCGCCGGGCTCCCCGAACCGGTGCTCGCCGACCTCTACGCCCGGCGGGCCACCACCCGCCACCCGGTCGCGGTGCACCGGCACCGCCTCGACCTCTACTTCGA
This sequence is a window from Pseudonocardia petroleophila. Protein-coding genes within it:
- a CDS encoding glutamine synthetase III family protein; translated protein: MSGNTVRLQAIKDVEAYVPPTISHAGEAPGEVFGENVFNKAVMQKRLPKSVFRSVMATIERGARLDPLVADAVASAMKDWALEKGATHYAHVFYPLTGLTAEKHDSFLEPVSDGSALAEFAGKTLVQGEPDASSFPSGGLRNTFEARGYTGWDVTSPAYVLENPNGNTLCIPTVFVSMTGEALDHKTPLLRSQQAMGVHAERVLKLFGHEQPGHIVSFCGPEQEYFLVDRHFFLARPDLLNAGRTLFGAKPPKGQEFDDHYFGAIPERVLGFMMDTERELFKLGIPAKTRHNEVAPGQFEIAPMFERANVAADHQQLLMTTFKTIAKKHGMECLFHEKPFEGVNGSGKHVNFSLGNADLGSLLVPGDTPHENAQFLVFCAAVIRAVHKYSGLLRASVASATNDHRLGANEAPPAIISIFLGDQLADVFDQIAKGRATSSKSKGTMVIGVDTLPVLPTDPGDRNRTSPFAFTGNRFEFRAPGSMQTVAGPMVTINTIMAEALDHCATELETAVAAGTDFDTAVQDLLTEIIATHGAVVFNGDGYSDKWQVEAAERGLPNLRTTLDALPELIAAPAMELFERYGVFNHREMHSRYEVGLEQYALTVGVEARITLEVGSTSILPAAVRHQTELAVNLGALRSAGVEADASALAEVTGPLTALRSALATLKAALAAEPGETALDEAEHARDELLPAMAAVREAADVLEGVVADDLWPLPTYQEMLYIL